One window from the genome of Gopherus evgoodei ecotype Sinaloan lineage chromosome 2, rGopEvg1_v1.p, whole genome shotgun sequence encodes:
- the MAPK15 gene encoding mitogen-activated protein kinase 15 isoform X3, which translates to MSVAEVEELVSQKYEIKKRLGKGAYGIVWKAIDRRTGEIVAVKKIFDAFRNRTDAQRTFREIMFLQEFGEHPNIIKLLNVIRAQNDRDIYLVFESMETDLHAVIKKGNLLKDIHKCYILYQLLKATKFIHSGNVIHRDQKPSNILLDADCFVKLCDFGLARSLCQIHEDQGSPALTEYVATRWYRAPEILLSSHSYTKGVDMWSIGCILGEMLLGKPLFPGTSTVNQIEQILSVISAPSQEDILAIHSDYRASVINRISSRQRVTIEEILPSSTPAHALDLLKRLLVFNPDKRLTAEEALQHPYVKRFHCPAKEPSLDYDVILPLDDDIQLSVAEYRNKLYEIAWVLL; encoded by the exons GCCTATGGAATTGTGTGGAAAGCAATTGATCGCAGGACAGGAGAAATAGTTGCTGTCAAGAAGATCTTTGATGCTTTTAGGAACAGAACAGATGCTCAG aGAACATTCCGGGAAATTATGTTCCTGCAG GAATTTGGAGAACATCCAAATATCATCAAGCTGCTTAATGTCATCCGAGCTCAGAATGACAGGGATATTTACCTGGTTTTCGAATCTATGG AGACAGATTTACATGCTGTGATCAAGAAGGGGAATTTGCTGAAAGACATCCACAAGTGTTACATCCTCTACCAACTCCTGAAGGCCACCAAATTTATCCACTCAGGGAATGTCATTCACCGGGACCAGAAG CCCTCAAATATCCTGCTGGATGCAGACTGCTTTGTTAAGCTCTGTGATTTTGGACTGGCTCGCTCCCTGTGTCAGATCCATGAGGACCAAGGCAGCCCTGCACTGACAGAGTATGTGGCAACACGCTGGTACCGAGCCCCTGAGATCTTGCTTTCCTCTCATAG CTACACAAAGGGTGTGGACATGTGGAGTATTGGCTGTATTCTGGGGGAGATGCTGCTTGGAAAACCTCTTTTTCCTGGAACATCCACAGTGAATCAGATAGAGCAGATCTTGAGTGTCATTTCTGCCCCATCCCAGGAAG ATATTTTAGCTATCCATTCAGACTACAGAGCCTCTGTTATTAACCGCATAAGCTCCAG ACAACGAGTGACAATTGAGGAAATTTTACCCTCCTCTACCCCCGCTCATGCCTTGGACCTTCTAAAGAGACTCTTAGTATTTAACCCTGATAAACGGCTGACCGCAGAAGAGGCCCTGCAACATCCCTATGTGAAAAG GTTCCACTGCCCTGCCAAGGAGCCCTCTCTGGACTACGATGTGATTCTTCCTTTAGATGACGATATCCAGCTGTCTGTGGCAGAATATCGAAATAAACTGTATGAG